Proteins from a single region of Crassaminicella profunda:
- a CDS encoding DUF6036 family nucleotidyltransferase, producing the protein MQIRKELEERIYEMEKVAQLFHVESFNIYFLGGSACILGEYNDRATRDFDFIDLNYSAKLGKVFVHLRDFDMLEYNSTLISPKYKERAIKLNQFKYLSIYILSIEDIIVSKIIRLEEKDLEDIDVLIEKADKMLINQIIDEVLGRNDLFDSKKKGFIEKLDLFKERYHV; encoded by the coding sequence ATGCAAATAAGAAAAGAATTAGAAGAACGAATATATGAGATGGAAAAAGTAGCTCAATTATTTCATGTAGAATCTTTTAATATATATTTTTTGGGAGGGTCAGCATGTATATTAGGTGAATACAATGATCGAGCAACAAGGGACTTTGATTTTATAGATTTAAACTATTCTGCAAAATTAGGTAAAGTATTTGTACATCTTAGAGACTTCGATATGCTAGAATACAATAGTACGTTAATATCACCTAAGTATAAAGAAAGAGCAATTAAATTGAATCAATTTAAATATTTAAGTATATATATTTTATCGATAGAAGATATCATTGTTAGTAAAATTATAAGATTAGAAGAAAAGGATTTAGAGGATATAGATGTTTTGATTGAAAAAGCAGATAAAATGTTGATTAATCAGATTATAGATGAGGTCCTTGGTAGAAATGATTTATTTGATTCAAAAAAGAAAGGATTTATAGAAAAATTAGATTTATTTAAGGAGCGGTATCATGTATAG
- a CDS encoding S-layer homology domain-containing protein: protein MVSMKRLLSLLLIMLMIGTALPNTAFAVEVSTDVASIGNALKVTIKQDDNSVIESGEFKLFKDVTTVGELLEHLNKDPNAKWCVKDCYGTIKNNDDTLTYTEDKSEHCDRLWVCKDSIYTPTAYDVYNIILKEPISNEVTSEELDISQIMDKELFKWVDAIKSDDDIFNDNRKEITPLTTVKELKAYLVKAPEATWVVRNKDGDPKADEDLLQNKDILAVTGTAGTKEYVIILTYDHLIYSVQYNIDYDTTLVQSNSKKITEKTTVGKLKSNIILMDGGTMDVYRGESLLADEDPLIDGDKLKVEGEILDQYGLPAQKNEEYTIKVLKIPPVPELTVTVALGTSVGSTKASITESAAAKFIVNITDTTVSTPREGDRVPVSGAYLIDNYTSGDDVIKGVAIDRYMQVYSVDTNGKIVGFYQKQLQNEDIRPTPTADSIGINEGATHIATKNITLKLSATHVAQMMISEDSSFTGATWEEYATSKEFTLSDGDGTKTIYIKFKDEVGNETAVISDSIILDTQGPTGTRMSIDEGDYTNKRKIHLTIHAAEAEKMMISQSEIFEGLSWESYKETKELTLRDEEGTKTIYIQFKDRLGNETEAISDKILLDTKKPGEPTIKRNPDKDLYNDDYMITLISGEDFESGIERTVYKTVYGEVYSKWKTYEKPFTISQEGITKVFAKTIDKAGNESDTVDTSVSINKDLDTFLTIKTDPDTDYSSEDYTITLITEFKDTVQDSVYANVYYKIDNEDFKVYEKPFTIIKKGQTTIKAKITDDFGNVSDEVTKTIYIFSKSDEDNDGVPNEEDKYPLDPTNSGRDTDKDGKDDALDLDDDNDGIEDTKDPYPLDPTKPEKVDNIPPIIKLKGENIITIEQGNPYIEQGYIVTDNIDKDLTGNVEVTGLVNTDKVGTYILTYIVKDRSGNKAEITRTIKVIEKETSKDTTIKADDEEKIEDKKIEDAIDTAKEQNKKDITIKVEKEVTTTNDVKVSISKKEVEKAKKDEVDLIFETNNTAIKVPMKAIDTSLMGSNSRLELVCENVDTKDENNKEMVEAVKNANASMEIYENKVFDFKMKVIEEDKEGHTLKEEEIKNFASKEDITLRILIGKVNQNTALMAYYYNPATKEWEYVRGSYENGSIKILTNHLSIYSVMTLTPEEKREMLTKLINDKDITIKEVLNILEDEDMNFKEKEKYNAFKQIQKEETAKKIIDNRPSKGYENYDALEKEINSIIIEIYNSNNDSESSSSKNHSSSKNSSKESDQSIENITIIKGKENTKIKDGSSHLLEPKDKDMHIRGKIYEITLKENKEGLLKIKYDEDEVINEDHIAVYKYNEKIKEWKSLGGIVDKEKNEIAVTIKKAAKITIMEYNKKFTDLDGHWAKETIEILASRQMISGDEEGKFRPNMGITRAEFATLITKMLNLEIGTKETGFEDIKINDWYAPYIASARSAGIVSGVSDTKYEPNRIVTRQEMTAMVVRAYKNIEDVKVDIDTIKKFKDNNQIADWAKKDVYTAKHLKFVRGRSKEIFAPTSETLRGEAAILIYSLLKARGEI from the coding sequence ATGGTATCAATGAAAAGACTCCTATCATTATTATTAATTATGCTAATGATAGGAACAGCATTGCCAAATACAGCCTTTGCGGTAGAGGTATCTACAGACGTAGCATCCATAGGGAATGCTTTAAAAGTAACGATAAAACAAGATGATAACTCCGTTATTGAATCAGGGGAATTTAAATTGTTTAAAGATGTAACAACTGTAGGGGAATTATTAGAACATCTTAATAAAGATCCTAATGCTAAATGGTGTGTGAAAGATTGCTATGGTACCATCAAAAATAATGATGACACTCTTACCTATACAGAAGATAAAAGTGAACACTGTGACCGGTTATGGGTTTGTAAAGACAGTATTTATACACCTACTGCTTATGATGTATACAATATTATTTTAAAAGAACCTATTTCTAATGAGGTAACTTCTGAGGAATTAGATATAAGTCAGATTATGGACAAAGAACTTTTTAAATGGGTTGATGCAATAAAATCAGATGATGATATTTTCAACGATAATCGCAAGGAAATTACACCATTGACAACAGTTAAAGAATTAAAAGCTTATCTTGTTAAAGCTCCTGAAGCTACTTGGGTTGTTAGAAATAAGGATGGGGATCCAAAAGCAGACGAAGACTTACTACAAAACAAAGATATTCTAGCTGTAACTGGAACAGCTGGGACAAAGGAGTATGTTATCATATTAACTTATGACCATCTCATATATTCTGTTCAATATAATATTGACTATGATACAACATTAGTTCAATCAAATTCTAAGAAAATTACTGAAAAAACTACTGTTGGGAAATTGAAGTCAAATATTATTCTTATGGATGGTGGAACGATGGATGTATATCGTGGAGAGAGCCTTTTAGCTGATGAGGATCCTTTAATTGATGGGGATAAACTAAAGGTTGAAGGAGAAATACTCGATCAGTATGGCTTACCAGCACAAAAAAATGAGGAATATACTATAAAAGTCCTAAAAATACCTCCTGTACCTGAATTAACAGTGACAGTAGCTCTAGGAACTTCTGTGGGTTCAACTAAGGCATCTATAACAGAAAGTGCAGCAGCAAAATTTATAGTGAATATTACGGATACCACTGTATCTACACCAAGAGAGGGTGATCGTGTACCAGTTAGTGGAGCGTATTTAATAGATAATTATACATCTGGTGATGATGTTATAAAGGGAGTAGCAATAGATCGATACATGCAGGTCTATAGTGTAGATACAAATGGAAAGATCGTTGGATTTTATCAAAAACAGCTTCAAAATGAAGATATAAGACCAACTCCTACGGCAGATAGCATAGGCATCAATGAAGGGGCTACACATATAGCAACAAAGAATATCACATTAAAACTATCAGCAACTCATGTAGCACAAATGATGATCAGTGAAGATAGTAGCTTCACGGGAGCAACCTGGGAAGAATATGCAACAAGCAAAGAATTTACGTTAAGTGATGGAGATGGAACAAAAACAATATACATTAAATTCAAAGATGAAGTAGGGAATGAAACAGCAGTCATAAGTGATAGTATTATTTTAGATACTCAAGGACCGACAGGGACAAGGATGAGTATAGATGAAGGTGATTATACAAATAAAAGAAAAATTCATCTAACCATCCATGCAGCGGAAGCAGAAAAAATGATGATTAGTCAGAGTGAGATTTTTGAAGGATTATCTTGGGAATCGTATAAAGAAACAAAAGAGCTTACTTTAAGGGATGAAGAGGGAACTAAGACTATCTATATTCAATTCAAAGATAGATTAGGAAATGAAACAGAAGCTATTAGTGATAAAATCTTATTAGATACAAAAAAACCAGGTGAACCAACAATTAAAAGAAATCCAGACAAAGATTTATACAATGATGATTATATGATTACACTCATTTCAGGAGAAGATTTTGAATCGGGAATAGAAAGAACTGTATACAAAACAGTATATGGAGAAGTTTATTCGAAATGGAAAACATATGAGAAACCATTTACCATTTCTCAAGAAGGAATAACAAAAGTTTTTGCAAAGACAATAGACAAAGCAGGAAATGAAAGTGATACTGTAGATACATCAGTGTCTATTAATAAAGATTTAGATACATTCTTAACGATTAAAACAGACCCAGATACAGATTATAGTAGTGAAGATTATACAATAACTTTAATAACAGAATTTAAAGATACTGTTCAAGATTCAGTTTATGCAAATGTATACTATAAGATAGATAATGAAGACTTTAAAGTATATGAAAAACCATTTACTATAATTAAAAAAGGACAAACAACTATAAAAGCAAAAATAACAGATGATTTTGGGAATGTTAGCGATGAAGTAACAAAAACAATTTATATCTTTAGTAAATCAGATGAAGATAATGATGGTGTTCCAAACGAAGAAGATAAGTATCCACTAGATCCAACGAATTCAGGAAGAGATACAGATAAAGATGGAAAAGATGATGCGCTAGATTTAGATGATGATAATGATGGCATAGAAGATACTAAAGATCCTTATCCATTAGATCCAACAAAACCAGAAAAAGTAGATAATATTCCTCCTATAATAAAACTAAAAGGAGAGAATATAATCACGATAGAACAAGGAAATCCATATATAGAACAAGGTTACATAGTAACAGATAATATAGATAAAGATTTAACGGGCAACGTAGAAGTAACAGGATTAGTCAATACAGATAAAGTAGGAACATATATTTTAACTTATATAGTAAAGGATCGTTCAGGAAATAAAGCGGAAATAACAAGGACTATCAAAGTAATAGAAAAAGAAACATCAAAAGATACTACGATAAAAGCAGATGATGAAGAAAAAATAGAAGATAAAAAAATAGAAGATGCAATAGATACGGCAAAGGAACAAAATAAAAAAGATATAACTATTAAGGTAGAAAAAGAAGTAACAACAACAAACGATGTAAAGGTAAGTATCAGTAAAAAAGAAGTAGAAAAAGCAAAAAAAGATGAGGTTGATTTAATATTTGAAACAAACAACACAGCCATAAAAGTACCTATGAAAGCAATAGATACAAGTTTAATGGGAAGTAATTCAAGACTTGAGCTAGTATGTGAAAATGTAGATACTAAAGATGAAAACAATAAAGAAATGGTAGAAGCAGTTAAAAATGCAAATGCTTCTATGGAAATATATGAAAACAAAGTATTTGACTTCAAAATGAAGGTAATAGAAGAAGATAAAGAAGGACATACATTAAAAGAAGAAGAAATCAAAAACTTTGCATCAAAAGAAGACATAACACTTAGAATCCTAATAGGAAAAGTAAATCAAAATACAGCATTGATGGCTTATTACTATAACCCAGCTACAAAGGAATGGGAATATGTAAGGGGTAGCTATGAAAATGGTTCAATCAAGATTTTGACAAACCACTTAAGCATATACTCAGTAATGACGCTAACACCAGAAGAAAAAAGAGAAATGTTAACAAAGCTTATTAATGACAAAGATATCACTATAAAAGAAGTACTAAATATCCTAGAAGATGAAGATATGAATTTTAAAGAAAAAGAAAAATATAATGCATTTAAGCAAATTCAAAAAGAAGAGACAGCAAAAAAAATCATAGACAATAGACCAAGTAAAGGGTATGAAAATTATGATGCATTAGAAAAAGAAATCAATAGTATTATAATTGAAATATATAATAGCAACAATGACTCAGAAAGCAGTTCTTCAAAAAATCATTCATCAAGTAAGAATAGTAGTAAAGAAAGTGATCAATCTATAGAAAATATAACAATTATTAAAGGAAAAGAGAATACAAAAATAAAAGATGGATCTTCACATTTATTAGAACCAAAAGACAAGGATATGCATATTAGAGGAAAAATATACGAAATAACATTAAAAGAAAATAAAGAAGGATTACTAAAAATCAAATACGATGAAGATGAAGTAATCAACGAAGATCATATAGCTGTATACAAATACAATGAGAAAATCAAAGAGTGGAAAAGTCTAGGTGGTATTGTAGACAAAGAAAAGAATGAAATAGCAGTAACGATAAAGAAAGCAGCAAAAATAACCATCATGGAATACAACAAGAAATTTACAGACTTAGATGGACACTGGGCAAAAGAAACAATAGAAATATTAGCATCAAGACAGATGATCAGTGGAGATGAAGAAGGAAAGTTTAGACCAAATATGGGAATCACAAGAGCAGAATTTGCTACTTTGATCACTAAGATGCTAAATCTTGAAATAGGAACAAAAGAAACAGGATTTGAAGACATAAAGATAAATGATTGGTATGCACCCTATATTGCATCTGCAAGAAGTGCTGGAATTGTATCAGGAGTAAGTGATACAAAGTATGAACCAAATAGAATCGTAACAAGACAAGAAATGACAGCTATGGTAGTTAGAGCCTATAAAAACATTGAAGATGTAAAAGTAGATATAGATACTATAAAGAAATTCAAAGATAACAATCAAATAGCAGATTGGGCGAAGAAAGATGTATATACAGCAAAACATCTAAAATTTGTACGAGGAAGAAGTAAAGAAATATTTGCCCCTACTAGTGAAACATTGAGAGGAGAAGCGGCAATACTAATTTATAGTTTATTAAAGGCAAGAGGTGAAATTTAA
- the cysD gene encoding sulfate adenylyltransferase subunit CysD: protein MDHLTKLENKSIHILREAYSQFNNLCMLWSIGKDSTVMLWLARKAFFGHIPFPLVHVDTHYKIPEMITYRDRLAKEYKLDMIYSENSHALKEKNTFPDGNVTRLACCKNLKTEALHNALNGTFTRYRMNHDTGKYEIDKNKEPFTGVIVGVRSDEEGSRSKERYFSPRDKNNDWDVGDQPPEFWNQYKTDFKPGTHVRIHPLLDWTELNIWEYIEKENIPTVSLYYNKGDGKRYRSLGCAPCTSPIDSEARNVKEIIEELKTGRLSNIAERSGRAQDKEDGGGLEALRRNGYM, encoded by the coding sequence ATGGATCACTTAACAAAACTTGAAAACAAATCTATTCACATACTACGTGAAGCCTATAGTCAATTTAACAATTTATGCATGCTTTGGAGCATTGGTAAAGATAGTACAGTTATGTTGTGGCTTGCAAGGAAAGCTTTTTTTGGACATATTCCTTTCCCACTTGTTCACGTAGATACACATTATAAAATTCCTGAAATGATTACTTATAGAGATCGGTTAGCCAAGGAATATAAACTTGATATGATCTATAGTGAAAATAGTCACGCTCTTAAAGAAAAAAATACCTTTCCAGATGGAAATGTAACTAGACTCGCATGTTGTAAAAATCTAAAAACAGAAGCCCTTCACAATGCATTAAATGGTACTTTTACTAGATATAGGATGAATCATGATACAGGTAAATATGAAATTGATAAAAATAAAGAACCATTTACTGGTGTAATCGTTGGAGTTCGTTCTGATGAGGAAGGTAGTCGTTCTAAAGAAAGATATTTTTCTCCAAGAGATAAAAATAACGACTGGGATGTAGGTGATCAACCTCCAGAATTTTGGAATCAATACAAAACTGATTTTAAACCTGGCACCCATGTTCGCATTCATCCTCTTTTAGATTGGACAGAGCTAAATATTTGGGAGTATATAGAAAAAGAAAATATTCCTACTGTTTCTCTTTATTACAATAAAGGAGATGGTAAGCGTTATCGTTCTCTTGGGTGTGCTCCTTGTACAAGCCCTATTGATTCTGAAGCAAGAAATGTGAAAGAAATTATAGAAGAGTTAAAAACAGGTAGACTATCAAATATTGCCGAACGATCTGGAAGAGCACAAGATAAAGAAGATGGCGGTGGATTAGAAGCATTACGACGTAATGGATACATGTAG
- the cysC gene encoding adenylyl-sulfate kinase, translating into MTSYKNKSNIREDMNIVIVGHVDHGKSTIIGRLLSDTNSLPKGKLSQVQEMCRRNARPFEYAFLLDALKDEQSQGITIDAARVFFKTNKRDYMIIDAPGHIEFLKNMVSGAARAEAALLVIDANEGIKENSRRHGYLLSMLGIKQICVLVNKMDLVYYSEDRFNEIKNEYSTFLNEINIKPNAFIPVSGIMGDNIASSITNMNWYDGNTVLDMLDHFKSLKQKESLPFRLFVQDIYKFTQNNDHRRIVAGTIDSGKISVGDKLIFYPSGKKSTVKSIEVFNAIKPKSVSAGNAVGFTLDEQIYIKRGDVACIVAQKKPKISTRFSANIFWLGKEPLIINKKYILKIGTSKVIVRLKEIVRVIDASSLSNQNKKQIDRHDVSEIILETEKAIAFDLASEIDKTSRFVLVDEYEIAGGGIITSSLSDEVPLPKRNILWQDVKVTYDHRCKNLKQRGVVIWFTGLSASGKSTIAIEVEKKLYERGFSTYLLDGDNVRHGLSSDLAFSIKDREENLRRITEVSALFKDAGLITLVSFISPFEKARQSAKEKIGDKNFIEVYVKADIETCSMRDPKGLYEKAKKGLIKDFTGISSPYEEPKNPDVLIDTTVLSVEQCTQKILDIILYKQNI; encoded by the coding sequence ATGACTTCTTATAAAAATAAATCAAATATTAGAGAAGATATGAATATAGTCATCGTTGGACATGTAGATCATGGTAAATCTACTATTATAGGAAGACTACTCTCAGATACAAATTCATTACCAAAAGGAAAATTATCTCAAGTCCAAGAAATGTGTCGTAGAAATGCTCGCCCTTTTGAATACGCATTTTTATTAGATGCACTAAAGGATGAACAATCCCAAGGAATTACAATAGATGCTGCAAGAGTATTTTTTAAAACAAATAAAAGAGACTATATGATTATAGATGCACCAGGACATATAGAATTTCTAAAAAATATGGTAAGTGGTGCCGCAAGAGCTGAGGCTGCATTATTAGTAATAGATGCTAATGAAGGAATCAAGGAAAATTCTAGGCGTCATGGATATTTGTTGTCTATGCTTGGAATCAAGCAAATATGTGTTCTTGTTAATAAAATGGATCTTGTCTATTATAGTGAAGATCGCTTCAATGAAATTAAAAATGAGTATAGCACATTCTTAAATGAAATAAATATTAAACCTAATGCCTTTATTCCTGTATCAGGTATAATGGGTGATAATATTGCTTCATCTATTACTAATATGAATTGGTATGATGGAAATACAGTTTTAGATATGTTAGATCATTTCAAATCACTAAAGCAAAAAGAAAGTCTACCCTTTCGACTGTTTGTGCAAGATATCTACAAATTCACACAAAATAATGATCATAGGCGTATTGTAGCAGGAACTATTGATTCTGGAAAAATTTCAGTAGGTGATAAATTAATATTTTATCCATCTGGAAAGAAAAGTACTGTTAAAAGTATAGAAGTCTTTAATGCCATAAAACCCAAATCAGTTTCAGCAGGAAATGCAGTAGGATTTACATTAGATGAACAAATATATATTAAACGTGGAGATGTCGCTTGCATAGTAGCACAAAAAAAGCCAAAGATTAGTACAAGATTTAGCGCAAATATTTTTTGGCTAGGAAAAGAACCCCTTATCATAAATAAAAAATATATATTAAAAATCGGTACATCTAAAGTAATTGTTCGATTAAAAGAAATCGTAAGAGTCATAGATGCTTCGTCTTTATCAAATCAAAATAAAAAGCAAATAGACCGTCATGATGTATCAGAAATAATTCTTGAAACTGAAAAAGCAATAGCTTTTGATTTAGCTTCTGAAATTGATAAAACTAGTCGTTTTGTCCTTGTAGATGAATACGAAATTGCTGGTGGAGGTATCATCACAAGTTCTTTATCTGATGAAGTTCCTTTACCTAAAAGAAATATTCTCTGGCAAGATGTTAAAGTCACCTATGATCATCGTTGCAAAAATCTAAAGCAAAGAGGGGTGGTCATATGGTTTACAGGACTTTCCGCTTCAGGAAAATCTACCATTGCTATTGAAGTTGAAAAAAAACTTTATGAAAGAGGTTTCTCTACATACTTATTAGATGGAGATAATGTAAGACATGGACTTAGTAGCGATTTAGCCTTTAGTATAAAAGACAGAGAAGAAAACTTAAGAAGAATTACAGAAGTTTCTGCACTTTTTAAGGATGCTGGATTAATCACTTTGGTTTCATTTATCTCCCCCTTTGAAAAAGCAAGACAATCTGCTAAAGAAAAAATAGGCGATAAAAATTTCATCGAAGTATATGTCAAAGCTGATATAGAAACTTGTTCTATGAGAGACCCAAAAGGACTTTATGAAAAAGCAAAGAAAGGGCTTATAAAGGATTTTACTGGAATTTCATCCCCCTATGAAGAACCAAAGAATCCTGATGTTTTGATTGATACAACAGTATTATCCGTTGAACAATGCACACAAAAAATTTTAGATATTATTTTATATAAACAAAATATATAA